A genomic stretch from Dermochelys coriacea isolate rDerCor1 chromosome 24, rDerCor1.pri.v4, whole genome shotgun sequence includes:
- the F11R gene encoding junctional adhesion molecule A isoform X2, which translates to MAGPGAWGRLRFLLLSVSFWSLISAQVKDTQTIQVPENNPIEIPCAAYVSQNGIPRVEWKFEKGSSIVLFYYDSKFTDPYKGRAQFRPTGIHFTSVTRKDTGKYICEVLWTGSGGSGQLRKSEVDLIVQVPPSKPVAKVPTSVTIGNKAVLTCKETDGSPPPTFQWYRDNILMPSNPKINEKFRNSSYTIDTKTGVLTIEPVTSFDTGDYFCEAQNNVGTAQKSEAIHLEATEVNVGGIVAAVVVLLIVLALVAFGIWFAYRRGFFSKRRGTNKQVIYSQPSNRSDGEFKQTSSFLV; encoded by the exons GGTCCTTGATATCAGCCCAGGTGAAGGACACACAAACCATTCAAGTGCCTGAGAACAACC CAATTGAAATACCCTGTGCTGCGTACGTATCGCAAAACGGAATACCCAGGGTCGAGTGGAAGTTTGAAAAGGGCTCTTCAATAGTGCTGTTCTATTATGATTCCAAATTCACAG ACCCCTACAAAGGCCGTGCTCAGTTCAGACCCACAGGCATTCATTTCACCTCGGTGACTCGGAAGGACACGGGGAAGTATATCTGCGAGGTCCTCTGGACTGGGAGCGGTGGCAGTGGCCAACTGAGAAAGTCAGAAGTGGACCTCATTGTCCAAG TGCCTCCGTCCAAGCCCGTTGCCAAGGTGCCCACCTCGGTGACAATTGGCAACAAAGCTGTGCTGACGTGTAAGGAAACAGATGGGTCTCCACCCCCTACCTTCCAATGGTACAGGGACAACATCCTGATGCCCTCCAACCCCAAGATCAATGAGAAATTCAGGAACTCCTCCTACACCATTGACACAAAGACTGGAGTGCTG ACAATTGAGCCTGTAACCAGCTTCGACACGGGGGATTATTTTTGTGAGGCTCAGAACAACGTGGGGACCGCTCAGAAATCAGAAGCCATCCACTTGGAAGCCA ctgaagtcaatgtgggCGGTATTGTGGCAGCTGTGGTCGTGCTGCTAATCGTGCTGGCACTGGTTGCCTTCGGCATCTGGTTTGCCTACAGACGTGGCTTTTTCAGCA aGAGAAGAGG CACTAATAAGCAAGTTATCTACAGCCAGCCCTCCAACCGGAGTGAC GGAGAATTCAAACAGACCTCGTCCTTCCTGGTGTGA
- the LOC119847887 gene encoding interferon-inducible GTPase 5-like gives MASQSSEGIIKLSREELEALKAAFEEGNLAGVASRLQEMLESLESIHLDMGITGETGSGKSSFINALRGLDDEDAGAACTGVVETTREPTPYQHPRYPNLTIWDLPGIGRPDFHPDAYLEQVGFPRYDIFIIIASQCFTTNHAALARHIQAMDKSFYFVRSKVDVDLDSSLRCRPSSYGEVEVLQEIRQNCLEGLQAQGIRSPQVFLLSAFDLSKYDFHLLGEMLERELSNHKRHAFLMALPNISLHILEKKKAAMLEHMWLVSTVACGIHAAPIPGLLISCDVDVLARTLQGYCKGFGLDDDSLEKLAAQMGQPVEQMKAVIKSPLAKEISNILVVQLLLQAGSEAPKLAKEVLSSVPLLGSLASGALSFATTYKMLRSFVNAVAADAQRVLIKAFNLDAKK, from the coding sequence ATGGCCTCACAGAGCAGCGAGGGCATCATCAAGCTGTCGAGGGAGGAGCTGGAGGCCCTGAAAGCTGCCTTTGAGGAGGGGAACCTTGCCGGAGTGGCCTCCAGACTGCAGGAGATGCTGGAGTCACTGGAGAGCATCCACCTGGACATGGGCATCACAGGCGAGACTGGCTCCGGAAAGTCGTCCTTCATCAATGCCCTGCGGGGCCTGGATGATGAGGATGCAGGTGCCGCCTGCACTGGTGTGGTGGAGACCACCAGGGAGCCGACTCCATACCAGCATCCCCGGTACCCCAACTTGACCATCTGGGACCTGCCGGGGATTGGCAGGCCTGATTTCCATCCTGACGCCTACCTGGAGCAGGTCGGCTTCCCGCGctacgacatcttcatcatcatcgcctcacagtgcttcaccaccaacCACGCTGCTCTGGCCCGCCACATCCAGGCCATGGACAAGAGCTTCTACTTCGTCCGCTCCAAAGTGGACGTGGACCTGGATTCCTCCCTCAGGTGCCGGCCATCCAGCTACGGTGAGGTAGAGGTGCTGCAGGAGATCCGGCAGAACTGCCTGGAAGGTCTGCAGGCCCAAGGCATCCGCTCACCCCAGGTCTTCCTCCTCTCGGCCTTTGATCTCAGCAAGTATGACTTCCACCTCCTGGGGGAGATGCTGGAGAGGGAGCTGAGCAACCACAAGCGGCACGCCTTCCTGATGGCCCTGCCCAACATCTCCCTGCACATCCTGGAGAAGAAAAAGGCAGCAATGTTGGAACACATGTGGCTGGTCTCCACCGTGGCCTGCGGTATCCATGCCGCGCCCATTCCAGGGCTCCTGATCTCCTGCGATGTGGATGTCCTGGCCAGGACCTTGCAAGGTTACTGCAAGGGCTTTGGCCTGGATGATGACTCTCTGGAGAAGCTGGCAGCACAAATGGGGCAGCCGGTAGAGCAGATGAAGGCCGTGATCAAGTCTCCATTGGCCAAGGAGATCTCCAACATCCTGGTGGTGCAGCTGTTGCTACAGGCAGGCAGTGAGGCACCTAAGCTAGCCAAAGAGGTGCTGAGCTCTGTCCCGCTGCTGGGCTCGCTTGCATCTGGAGCACTGTCTTTTGCCACCACGTACAAGATGCTGAGGAGCTTTGTGAATGCAGTGGCTGCTGATGCCCAGAGGGTGCTTATTAAAGCTTTCAACTTGGATGCTAAGAAGTGA
- the F11R gene encoding junctional adhesion molecule A isoform X1: MAGPGAWGRLRFLLLSVSFWSLISAQVKDTQTIQVPENNPIEIPCAAYVSQNGIPRVEWKFEKGSSIVLFYYDSKFTDPYKGRAQFRPTGIHFTSVTRKDTGKYICEVLWTGSGGSGQLRKSEVDLIVQVPPSKPVAKVPTSVTIGNKAVLTCKETDGSPPPTFQWYRDNILMPSNPKINEKFRNSSYTIDTKTGVLTIEPVTSFDTGDYFCEAQNNVGTAQKSEAIHLEATEVNVGGIVAAVVVLLIVLALVAFGIWFAYRRGFFSKRRGSTNKQVIYSQPSNRSDGEFKQTSSFLV; encoded by the exons GGTCCTTGATATCAGCCCAGGTGAAGGACACACAAACCATTCAAGTGCCTGAGAACAACC CAATTGAAATACCCTGTGCTGCGTACGTATCGCAAAACGGAATACCCAGGGTCGAGTGGAAGTTTGAAAAGGGCTCTTCAATAGTGCTGTTCTATTATGATTCCAAATTCACAG ACCCCTACAAAGGCCGTGCTCAGTTCAGACCCACAGGCATTCATTTCACCTCGGTGACTCGGAAGGACACGGGGAAGTATATCTGCGAGGTCCTCTGGACTGGGAGCGGTGGCAGTGGCCAACTGAGAAAGTCAGAAGTGGACCTCATTGTCCAAG TGCCTCCGTCCAAGCCCGTTGCCAAGGTGCCCACCTCGGTGACAATTGGCAACAAAGCTGTGCTGACGTGTAAGGAAACAGATGGGTCTCCACCCCCTACCTTCCAATGGTACAGGGACAACATCCTGATGCCCTCCAACCCCAAGATCAATGAGAAATTCAGGAACTCCTCCTACACCATTGACACAAAGACTGGAGTGCTG ACAATTGAGCCTGTAACCAGCTTCGACACGGGGGATTATTTTTGTGAGGCTCAGAACAACGTGGGGACCGCTCAGAAATCAGAAGCCATCCACTTGGAAGCCA ctgaagtcaatgtgggCGGTATTGTGGCAGCTGTGGTCGTGCTGCTAATCGTGCTGGCACTGGTTGCCTTCGGCATCTGGTTTGCCTACAGACGTGGCTTTTTCAGCA aGAGAAGAGG CAGCACTAATAAGCAAGTTATCTACAGCCAGCCCTCCAACCGGAGTGAC GGAGAATTCAAACAGACCTCGTCCTTCCTGGTGTGA
- the F11R gene encoding junctional adhesion molecule A isoform X3 translates to MAGPGAWGRLRFLLLSVSFWSLISAQVKDTQTIQVPENNPIEIPCAAYVSQNGIPRVEWKFEKGSSIVLFYYDSKFTDPYKGRAQFRPTGIHFTSVTRKDTGKYICEVLWTGSGGSGQLRKSEVDLIVQDGSPPPTFQWYRDNILMPSNPKINEKFRNSSYTIDTKTGVLTIEPVTSFDTGDYFCEAQNNVGTAQKSEAIHLEATEVNVGGIVAAVVVLLIVLALVAFGIWFAYRRGFFSKRRGSTNKQVIYSQPSNRSDGEFKQTSSFLV, encoded by the exons GGTCCTTGATATCAGCCCAGGTGAAGGACACACAAACCATTCAAGTGCCTGAGAACAACC CAATTGAAATACCCTGTGCTGCGTACGTATCGCAAAACGGAATACCCAGGGTCGAGTGGAAGTTTGAAAAGGGCTCTTCAATAGTGCTGTTCTATTATGATTCCAAATTCACAG ACCCCTACAAAGGCCGTGCTCAGTTCAGACCCACAGGCATTCATTTCACCTCGGTGACTCGGAAGGACACGGGGAAGTATATCTGCGAGGTCCTCTGGACTGGGAGCGGTGGCAGTGGCCAACTGAGAAAGTCAGAAGTGGACCTCATTGTCCAAG ATGGGTCTCCACCCCCTACCTTCCAATGGTACAGGGACAACATCCTGATGCCCTCCAACCCCAAGATCAATGAGAAATTCAGGAACTCCTCCTACACCATTGACACAAAGACTGGAGTGCTG ACAATTGAGCCTGTAACCAGCTTCGACACGGGGGATTATTTTTGTGAGGCTCAGAACAACGTGGGGACCGCTCAGAAATCAGAAGCCATCCACTTGGAAGCCA ctgaagtcaatgtgggCGGTATTGTGGCAGCTGTGGTCGTGCTGCTAATCGTGCTGGCACTGGTTGCCTTCGGCATCTGGTTTGCCTACAGACGTGGCTTTTTCAGCA aGAGAAGAGG CAGCACTAATAAGCAAGTTATCTACAGCCAGCCCTCCAACCGGAGTGAC GGAGAATTCAAACAGACCTCGTCCTTCCTGGTGTGA